The nucleotide sequence AATCCAGCATTTCCTCTGGTCTTTTCGGGAAATTACCTTCTGGAAGTTTACTCGGATTGACATAATTATACGTTCCAACATAACGAGGATCGGTGACAAGTTCACCCGTTCCCTTTTTCTTATTAGTCGTATCTCCGTTAAACACTGCTTCTCTACCGTCCGGATGAATATATTTTTCTTCCTTTTTCCCATACTTGTCATCATGAAACACCGACTGATTTACTGAAAGTTTTATCCATTTTGATTCATCACTAATCACATCTTATAAGAAGGAACTTTTGAATTTGCTTCAATTCTGTAGTCTTAGTGATAATATCTAGATTAGTGCTTTTAGATATATAAATTTATTTGTTTATTCTATAACTCCTTTAAGTTTCCCGTTTTGCTTTTTTAGGAACAACCAGACCGTACCAAGAACCATAGATACAGTAAAGAATAGTATTGGAAACTGAAAGAAACTCAAATTACTTGGACCATAGTATTTTAATTGATGATACTTTTCAAGTATTTTTTCGTATGATTTCTTATACTCATATTGAACTACCCACTCTTCATTCGCCATTACTACAGTTCCTAAATCATAACCACTTGGAGTTATTAAACCTTTATTCTCAACAACTCCATCACTACCAATTACGATAGTTGCTTTTTGATAATCAATTGGATAAATTGTTGTAGGTTTCTTTCCTACATGTTTATTTTCCTCTACCCAGTCTTCTATATTTGTTGCTGGAAAAACCGCTAATAAATTCAGTTGATTGTGATATTTATCAAATATATCAATAAACTGGCTGGCTCCTTGTTCGGTAACAACATCTACCTCATCTAGCTCTGTAAATACTTCATTCATAATAGCTTCTTTTTCTTGTTCAATAATATCTATATTTCCTATCTCTTCCTTATTCTTATTAAAGATAATAAAGGAATTCGATAAATAATAAAGTCCTAATGCGA is from Bacillus sp. BGMRC 2118 and encodes:
- a CDS encoding zf-HC2 domain-containing protein, with amino-acid sequence MDNKCAIVRDLLPSYIDELCSKESREFIEEHIGFCEICKTHLDGMNREVVLHEELHINERLKEIRPFKKLSLLFTSQKKFNKLLIIFAISSFALGLYYLSNSFIIFNKNKEEIGNIDIIEQEKEAIMNEVFTELDEVDVVTEQGASQFIDIFDKYHNQLNLLAVFPATNIEDWVEENKHVGKKPTTIYPIDYQKATIVIGSDGVVENKGLITPSGYDLGTVVMANEEWVVQYEYKKSYEKILEKYHQLKYYGPSNLSFFQFPILFFTVSMVLGTVWLFLKKQNGKLKGVIE